CTCATATTCGGCAGCATCCAACTCCTGAAGATGATCGTGCTTAAACAGCTTGGGAAGAATGTGCTGCCTTATGCTTATTAGAAGGAAGAACGGCAATGGGAACAATATGCCGGCAATAGGCACCCACGTCACCCCAAAACAGATGAGAAGATACACAAATTGGAAGAGCGTAAACACTGCGATGGATTTGAACGGTACTGATTCGACAAATGAAGCATGAACTCCTTCCAGTACTCTGCTCACAGAAAGGAAAGGTAAGATCAGGACAGCATGATAATGACCGGAAATATTGTAAATAGTGAAAGCCTGATATTTGGAATACTGTACAGAGATCGATTGAATTTTTCACACTGCATCTTACATATTTTCCACTCTCAAACATCGCAACTTGCCTTTACTCAAAAGCATAGTTAACTTGAAAGCAACCTTAGGATCACCACATCAAATCAATTTATAAAGTATGAGCAACTTGTAAGGTGCGCTGCTTACCTGTAACGTCGACCTGGGGTGATGAAGAGAAGCAAAATCCTTTCCCAGAACTGATTCCCTGGTAGACTATCGATGGCCATGTAGGCAAAGTAACCCCAAAGAACTGATGTAGGTATTAGTTTAATGACAGGTATCGCACATACTGATAGTCCCACAAGGCATGATTGCAGCAGGTTGCTCATCCTTTGCTCATTGACTCTAACGGGCAAGTGGGCATCGATGTACTTCTCGGGGTCAAATTTAGTGTTTCCATCTCCTCCGTCATCTGCTTTCAAAACCGCCTCCTTCAAGTCCTGCAATTCCTTTACTGTGGAAGTGAACTGCAGAAAGATATCCACCACGCTCAATGCCAAGTAAAAGCTATGCATATCTGTGCAAATGGAGAAAATCGTGCACGCTAATGGAACTTACGGTTGGAGTCTTGTCCATTTCAATGAACACTTCTTGCATCTTTCCATAAATCTCTGAATTGGTTGCTCGTTGCTTCATGCATTCCTTTGCACTCTGAACCATCCTCTTTTGAATCATCTACAGAAGAGCTCCTATTAACCACagttgaggggaaaaaaaaaaatgcttacgCTGCCACTAAAGATAGAACTTTCTTAACATCCCTTCCGAACCTGCTTATTGAGAACGGCTAGACTCTTGGTGTGCATAGGAGATTGCGGGAGTACTCCATTGGAAGGAGGAAGGCCAAGTAATCCGCATAGCAACGTCTGAAATCCAATAAGATGGTGCTTAGCCAAACCTTCGCCCAAACTCATCTTTTATAGGAAATGAGCATGATCAATTACACAGGTACCAATAGTCCGAGCAAAAAGATGTCGTAGTGGTAAGCCGATGGTTTCTTGAGATTGAATTCCTTCTGTTGAGCCATTTGTGAAGCCACGCTGTGGTCGAAGAAATAGAGCCCTGCTATCATCACTGCTGGTATAAAAGCAGAGAATATGTGTGTTGGAGGAACTTTCCACATATCCTGCAAATTGAGGGACAAAGGTATTGAATTTGCATAAGTTGTAATtttgagaatggaaaagaacGCAGACAACACTCTTCAAGACCTATGGGAAAACATATAGCACCGTATGTAGATATCTTGATAATTAAGGTGCACTAGTATCAAGATTCCAGAACTGATACCTTAATTACTGTCCAATGGTGCAGAGAAGCAGATTCCCAGGGGAGTGGACAAAATAGTCTTCTTGGAACTCCATCGGGAACTCTTTTCGGAACTGCGAACGACAACGCCGTCCAAGTAAGGACCATAAGCGGAACGCCGTAATCAGCTATGAGTCCGCGGAACCAGCCTGATGAACAACAGCAGGAAACAATCAGGAAAAAATGGGtacaaaagcagaaaaaattaCTTAGAGAACAACACAAGTAAAATTAACCAATGACAAAGGTTGAGATTGTGTACCGGTGCTATACCGCCAAGACCTTGCCTTTCTGCTCTTGAGAGCGGTATAGAACAGGCCGATAGCAAAGATAATGGCAAGCAATCCATTTGTATAGAGCCACTGGAATTGATACTTCTCCAGAGCTGGGTTGTCAGCTTTAGGGATATCGAATTCGCTGATTAACCCCTGTTGAAGAGGTACTTGCGAGGGTTAAATAACACCAATTCATTTAGTTCTGTTCCAGTTTAGGATTTCTCGAGCCGCAGGTAAGCTATATGGTACCTTGATGGCCTCTTGAATGAAGAGAACTGTAATCAACATGCCAAAGAGTTCCCCTGCAATCCTAGTGAATCTCGTAATGATTGTGCAGGCATTGAATATGGCGAGAAGAAACAGCAGCAATGCCGTCCAGACACAGACCCTGCAATTAAAGCCGTACCGTAAATTGACCATACACGTTCTGATTCATGACACCAACGTAAGCTCTACATGACCATACGAAATAGGAGAACTTCCAATTCCTTACCACCCTGCCCAAGCCAAATACAGCTCGCTCCCCAGGTCCGACCTCCCCTTGGCAAAGTTGTACAGGTAAGTGTACATTATAACAGTCGGTTCTGCAACCCCTAAGATTAGAAGAGGCTGGCCGCCGAAAATCGAGTGGATGATCCCGCATATAGCAGTTGAAGCTAATGTCTCAACCGTGCTTAAACTGCCATCTGACATTTGGGCGCAACATGAGTGCATGATTAGTGTAAAAGCCAGACATGATCAAGGAAACAAATGCGAAAAAGCATAACCGATAACGAAATTTCAATCTCTCTCCCTAGTGAGCTGTAATTTCAACAATGAGAGTGAGAATTATCGACGACTCACCGGTGTCTCGACTAAGCTGCTCCCCGAAGGCTATAACAGGAAGAGCAGAAGCAAAGAAGATATATGCTGTTGGGGCTAGAATCCTGGACACCAAAGGGTTCAAAACCACCATCAGCAGAAAGATCTAGAaaactttttgtctttttccaaggACGAGATCTAGCTCCTCAGACTGCATTGTCGGAAGcataaatcaaaatcaagaaaagaatgTACCTCGCGCCTGAACAAAACCCACAAGCCCAGTCCTGCTTGTAACATGCGGCTCTTCCTCTGACATCTTTGATGATCCCTCTGAAGGGGGTCCTGAGACTCTCCATTGCTGCTGCTGCAACAAAAAGCCATCAAATGGGGTGATCAGAAACACAACGAACAGAACACGGCGCACGCCATTCTTGAGATTCAGTAGCCACATtatcgaagaagaagagagaatgctCACAACaagtttctctctctcgctctctgtccgtgcgtctctctccctctctcgctcagAGTTAGCAGAGATTAAGAATAGTCGGAGGAGACAGAGACTTGAGACTGAGACTGTTGTCGTTTTTGACCTCAGTCTCGTCCAGAGGTTTTCTACAGGGAAGAAGAGAATGTGTCGTTTCTTGTGTTTTGCATGAATATACAATTggagtcctctctctctctctccctctctccccgcCCGTGGGATGTTTGCGCGTTTTTATATTAGCTGGACGTACAGCAATCAAAGAGAGCCATGAAATGGATTTTGGGCTCAAGCGATGTGATGTGATGCGATGCTTCACGGAAGGTAGGTAGGCGACACTCCATGGTCGCTCCTTTTGCTTCGCGGTCGATCATGTTGACCAGACATCAATACCACCCCATGCATAGGAAAACCGCAGTAAATACCAAAGTGATGTCGGCTGTCTATACTAGTCTTCATTAACGGTGATTGGTTCCCGATATGATTGTTGGACAGTCAAATAAAACTCCAGTGGATTATTAAGTAGGGATGAGTAACAcagattttaattttaatgtattaattgaaattaggcttacatttaagaaataaaaaaaaaaaattgatagaatcAGTCCTGACCGGTCCGATTCACCTTGGATTTTGGGAATCGGATAGAAAATCAtcagtttcaattttatggaccCGAAAGCCGATCGATTCGTCTTGCTCACCCTTAATCATCGTATAAGAAATTCGCTCGAAAGAATCGCATATTTTGCATTCATAAAATATCTTGAAAACTCCGACTTTTACCTAACAATGGTAATCTTATATCTCAATCTCACCTGATATTGTGTGACCTCGCGTGGGGACGATCGACTCTAGAGTAGGTCGGTTCCCGCACCGAAACCAACTCTTATTTTGTGGAACCAAGAACTTGCCCAATTGGTGTtggaaccggttcgaaccggatGATTGGTCTCGTCTGGTATCCGGGTGGGTCTAGAAACGGGTGATgttatcttttttgttttcctatttCCCGCAAGACTGCAAGTTTTGTTGCATAATATAAACTCTCATTCTTTagtgttttgaatttttatcaaTGAAAATATATGTGGAAAGACATTAAAAGTGTGATATAATGTGATTGAGTAGCATtaatttgttaataaaaaaaagtattgatCTGGTCCGGGTGTTCAAGGTGGTTCGGTTTCACATCTGGAACTGAGAAATGGACTAACAATCatcggttccaaattttaggaACTAGGAACCGTCTAGTTTGGTCTGGCTCGGTTTAGTTCTAATGTTCACCCCTGAATTCTCGCGCCATCATTTTTAGCAAGAGATGTGATATAGCCATGAAGTAATACCTTCTCCTACCGTTAAACAAGGTGCGGTCGTCTTATAATGATTAGTAAGAACTAGCAAAGTAGGGTTTTGCTTTTCGATTAGATTCCAGGGGTGAGCTAGTTCTAGGATAGAACTTGGAATCTGAAATCGGGTCGGTAGAGAACCTGTCGGGATGCGGGTTTCATGTTTTAGGATTTGGaaagtaggtttcgggtttcaaaaattgaaagacaTGTTCCAAAGGACAGGTTCTAGGTTTCACAACCTGAAACTTGAAACATGTaataagtttttgtatttttcttggtatatatcttTGCGCGATCTTGCGATATTTCGTAGCGTCGATGGTGAGTGACCAAGTGTGTAATTTGGAACCACTAATCTGAGTTTTCATTTTCAGTGATATTTACGGctgatttttactttattaatatttcatatttattcgtgtgtctaaatatgagttgtgaccAGTTGATTATAGCAATAAGTCATGGTCATTAAAAGTGACGATTCACCGCAATCATTCAATAAAGAATACAGGTGGAACCTAGGTAGACTCCGGAACCGATCCTAAAACCTGTGACAGGTAAGATAAAGGTTCTAGGGTATGCAAGATATGATCTATGttacaaaaaatgatgaacttgttccgacgggtaggttctaggtggAATCTGTACGAAACCTAGAATCGCTCACTCCTATTAGATACTTTGGCCATGATTTTAGTGCAGAGACCTTACCTCCATAACCAGGAACAGCTAGTTTAATATTTCCAAGAGAAATCAAAGTGAAAGAGATGGGTCAGCAACTCGGCTGGTGCAAGCCTGTAATCTCAGCTGTTTCGACTTCCTTTCAGTAGCTGGCTTACCCCACACGTTGCCATGAAAAGATGGCAAGATAAAGGTAATAATGCAGACGATTCACATGCCTCTTTGCTGTTACTAGGCATGATGTATACAAATGAAGCTGTGAGCCACATACATTCAAGACCCAGAATTAT
This genomic interval from Rhodamnia argentea isolate NSW1041297 chromosome 4, ASM2092103v1, whole genome shotgun sequence contains the following:
- the LOC115753705 gene encoding probable boron transporter 7 isoform X3: MESLRTPFRGIIKDVRGRAACYKQDWACGFCSGARILAPTAYIFFASALPVIAFGEQLSRDTDGSLSTVETLASTAICGIIHSIFGGQPLLILGVAEPTVIMYTYLYNFAKGRSDLGSELYLAWAGWVCVWTALLLFLLAIFNACTIITRFTRIAGELFGMLITVLFIQEAIKGLISEFDIPKADNPALEKYQFQWLYTNGLLAIIFAIGLFYTALKSRKARSWRYSTGWFRGLIADYGVPLMVLTWTALSFAVPKRVPDGVPRRLFCPLPWESASLHHWTVIKDMWKVPPTHIFSAFIPAVMIAGLYFFDHSVASQMAQQKEFNLKKPSAYHYDIFLLGLLTLLCGLLGLPPSNGVLPQSPMHTKSLAVLNKQMIQKRMVQSAKECMKQRATNSEIYGKMQEVFIEMDKTPTFTSTVKELQDLKEAVLKADDGGDGNTKFDPEKYIDAHLPVRVNEQRMSNLLQSCLVGLSVCAIPVIKLIPTSVLWGYFAYMAIDSLPGNQFWERILLLFITPGRRYRVLEGVHASFVESVPFKSIAVFTLFQFVYLLICFGVTWVPIAGILFPLPFFLLISIRQHILPKLFKHDHLQELDAAEYEEIAATPYRSRSLSFKDIRPSDSGDEESEEDFCDAEILDEMTTSRGELKLRTVSFKEEMLFRVRSEDASRP
- the LOC115753705 gene encoding probable boron transporter 7 isoform X1, which encodes MESLRTPFRGIIKDVRGRAACYKQDWACGFCSGARILAPTAYIFFASALPVIAFGEQLSRDTDGSLSTVETLASTAICGIIHSIFGGQPLLILGVAEPTVIMYTYLYNFAKGRSDLGSELYLAWAGWVCVWTALLLFLLAIFNACTIITRFTRIAGELFGMLITVLFIQEAIKGLISEFDIPKADNPALEKYQFQWLYTNGLLAIIFAIGLFYTALKSRKARSWRYSTGWFRGLIADYGVPLMVLTWTALSFAVPKRVPDGVPRRLFCPLPWESASLHHWTVIKDMWKVPPTHIFSAFIPAVMIAGLYFFDHSVASQMAQQKEFNLKKPSAYHYDIFLLGLLTLLCGLLGLPPSNGVLPQSPMHTKSLAVLNKQMIQKRMVQSAKECMKQRATNSEIYGKMQEVFIEMDKTPTFTSTVKELQDLKEAVLKADDGGDGNTKFDPEKYIDAHLPVRVNEQRMSNLLQSCLVGLSVCAIPVIKLIPTSVLWGYFAYMAIDSLPGNQFWERILLLFITPGRRYRVLEGVHASFVESVPFKSIAVFTLFQFVYLLICFGVTWVPIAGILFPLPFFLLISIRQHILPKLFKHDHLQELDAAEYEEIAATPYRSRSLSFKDIRPSDSGDEESEEDFCDAEILDEMTTSRGELKLRTVSFKEEMLFRVRNQNFYSYECSISISSCIALTLAFGSVGSLRRCLSTMIL
- the LOC115753705 gene encoding probable boron transporter 7 isoform X2 — protein: MESLRTPFRGIIKDVRGRAACYKQDWACGFCSGARILAPTAYIFFASALPVIAFGEQLSRDTDGSLSTVETLASTAICGIIHSIFGGQPLLILGVAEPTVIMYTYLYNFAKGRSDLGSELYLAWAGWVCVWTALLLFLLAIFNACTIITRFTRIAGELFGMLITVLFIQEAIKGLISEFDIPKADNPALEKYQFQWLYTNGLLAIIFAIGLFYTALKSRKARSWRYSTGWFRGLIADYGVPLMVLTWTALSFAVPKRVPDGVPRRLFCPLPWESASLHHWTVIKDMWKVPPTHIFSAFIPAVMIAGLYFFDHSVASQMAQQKEFNLKKPSAYHYDIFLLGLLTLLCGLLGLPPSNGVLPQSPMHTKSLAVLNKQMIQKRMVQSAKECMKQRATNSEIYGKMQEVFIEMDKTPTFTSTVKELQDLKEAVLKADDGGDGNTKFDPEKYIDAHLPVRVNEQRMSNLLQSCLVGLSVCAIPVIKLIPTSVLWGYFAYMAIDSLPGNQFWERILLLFITPGRRYRVLEGVHASFVESVPFKSIAVFTLFQFVYLLICFGVTWVPIAGILFPLPFFLLISIRQHILPKLFKHDHLQELDAAEYEEIAATPYRSRSLSFKDIRPSDSGDEESEEDFCDAEILDEMTTSRGELKLRTVSFKEEMLFRAKGRAEEKVKNWSTDCTKRSSTG